The nucleotide sequence AGCAAGACACCTCGGCCTTTCCTCCATGGTTCTGAAATCCGAATTTCTCTTAATCAGAGTAATCAGAGTCAATCAGGTGCAAAGATCTTCAGGGGCGGAGGGGGGAGTTAATTGCTGAAATCGATGTGGATTTGGTGTAGAAGTTTTTTTTCGCGAAGGAGGCGGGTTGCGATTTTCGGTGACAAAACGGGACCGGGCGACGTCGGCGCGCCTGGGAATGCTGGAACTGGCTCACGGGACGGTCCACACCCCGTGTTTCATGCCGGTGGGCACTCAGGGGACGGTCAAGTGCATGACTCCGGAAGAAATGAAGGAGGTGGGGGCCGAGATCGTCCTCGGCAACACCTACCATCTCTGGCTCCGTCCCGGGCTCGAGGTCATGGAACACGCGGGCGGACTCCATCGGTTTATGAACTGGGACGGGCCCATTCTCACCGATTCCGGCGGATACCAGGTTTTCAGCCTGGCGGATCTTCGGAAGATTTCTCCCGAAGAGGGAGTCGTCTTCCGGGACCATATTTCCGGCGACCTCCGGAGCCTCACCCCCGAGCTCTCAGTGGAAATCCAGCGGATTTTGGGTTCGGATATCATGATGGCTCTGGATGAATGCCCCCCCTATCCCAGCGAACATGAATATGCTTGCGCCTCCCTGGACATGACCATAGAATGGGCGCTCCGCTGTCGCCGGGCCCACCCCGACGACGGTCAAGTGCTCTTTGGAATCATTCAGGGCGGCGTATTCGAGGATCTCAGGCGCCGGAGCGTGGAGGAGATGGAGGGGATCGGTTTCTGCGGCTACGGGATCGGGGGGTTGAGCGTGGGAGAACCGAAACCGCTGATGTACGAACTGGCCGAACTTACCGCGGCGTTGCTGCCCGGGGAGAAGCCCCGCTACCTCATGGGTTCGGGAACGCCGGACGATATCGTGGTTCAGCTGGCTTTCGGAGTGGACATGTTCGACTGCACCGTGCCCACGCGCTACGGCCGCAACGGCACCGTCTTCACCCGGAGAGGAAAGGTGGTGGTCAGAAATGCGCGCTACCGCGACGATCACCGCCCGATCGAAGAGAACTGCGGCTGTTACGTCTGCCGCAACTACACCCGGGCCTACCTCCGTCATCTTTTCAATGCCGGAGAGGTGCTGGGGGCACGTCTGGGCACATGGCATAATCTCCATTTTTACCTGGAAATGATGCGCGACGCGCGCCGGGCCGTGGCGGAAGAGAAATTCGGCGCGTTTCGCGACCGGTTTCTGGAAGAATTCGAATCCGGGGAAACGCAATAGACAACACGAACGATACAGCGGGAAGGAGCAAGCGATGAAATACATACCGATGGCGATGTCGGCCCCTCCGGGAGGAGGGCAGGGCGGCGGAGGGATGGGGTGCGCCCCTGCGGGCGGCGAAGGGGGCAAGGGCAGCGGGTTGATGGGTTTCCTTCCCATCGTTCTCATTTTCGCACTGCTCTATTTTCTGATGATTCGTCCCCAGCAGAAGCGGCAGAAGGATCATCAGAAGCTGGTCTCCGGTTTGGAGAAGGGGGATAAAGTAGTGACCGCCGGCGGGATCCACGGAGTGGTCACCGGGGTCAAGGAACAGACCGTAACCGTCAAAATCGCCGAAAACGTGAAGATCGAGGTCAGCCGGTCCAGCATCAGCCGGGTGGTTGAAAAGACTTCCGAGAGTTGAGCCGAACCGGCAGGGGTACGCAGAATGGATAAAAACCTGAGATGGAAGGTGTTGCTGATCGTGCTGGTCGTGGCCGGGTTCGTCTGGGCGTCGTTGCCCCTGGGCGAAATCGACGTGCGGACCTATCTGGAAGAGAACGCCGTTAATCAGGACGCCCAATTCCAGGATCTGGTCAAATCCCTGGACGTCAAGTACGCCGCGGGCCGAAAAAAAGTTCCCCTCTCGGCCGTTCAGATCCTCCAGGACAAGGCCCGGGAAATGGGGCTGGATCTGACCCGTTATTTTCCCGGCTACGAAGATAACCAGAAGGTGCTGCGGCATATCGCCCGCGATACCGCCGGCAACATCAATCTGGGTCTGGACCTCCAGGGCGGAATCCACGTCATTCTGGCCATCGACGACATCGAATTTTTCAAGAAGGGGGCGGTCAATACCGACGAACAGTTCCGGGAGTTTATCGCCGCCGCCGCCGAAAAAGCCCGGGGCTCGATTCGGACCCCCCTGGAAATCCTGAAATCGGAGGCCGCTTCACGAGATCTCGACCTGCCCCGCTATTACGCCGAACATTACCGGGAAAAATACGGGCTCGAGGAGAAGGATGTCCCCGACACCAATGAAAAAGTGTTCTCCATGTTCGAAGAGGAACTGGACCAGGCCAACCGGGGTTCTCTCGATATTCTCCGGACCCGGGTGGACAAGTTCGGCGTGGCCGAACCAGAAATCCAGGTTCAGGGCGACAACGAACTCCTGATCCAGATGCCGGGGGTGAGCAACCCCGAGCAGGTGATGGACCTGATTCAAGGAGAAGCGTTTCTCGAGTTCCGCCTGGTTGACGACAACGAAGAACGTCTGGCCAAGGCGCTGGAGACCGGCCAGGCCCCGCCCGGGTTCGAGCTGAAAA is from bacterium and encodes:
- the tgt gene encoding tRNA guanosine(34) transglycosylase Tgt — protein: MTKRDRATSARLGMLELAHGTVHTPCFMPVGTQGTVKCMTPEEMKEVGAEIVLGNTYHLWLRPGLEVMEHAGGLHRFMNWDGPILTDSGGYQVFSLADLRKISPEEGVVFRDHISGDLRSLTPELSVEIQRILGSDIMMALDECPPYPSEHEYACASLDMTIEWALRCRRAHPDDGQVLFGIIQGGVFEDLRRRSVEEMEGIGFCGYGIGGLSVGEPKPLMYELAELTAALLPGEKPRYLMGSGTPDDIVVQLAFGVDMFDCTVPTRYGRNGTVFTRRGKVVVRNARYRDDHRPIEENCGCYVCRNYTRAYLRHLFNAGEVLGARLGTWHNLHFYLEMMRDARRAVAEEKFGAFRDRFLEEFESGETQ
- the yajC gene encoding preprotein translocase subunit YajC; translated protein: MKYIPMAMSAPPGGGQGGGGMGCAPAGGEGGKGSGLMGFLPIVLIFALLYFLMIRPQQKRQKDHQKLVSGLEKGDKVVTAGGIHGVVTGVKEQTVTVKIAENVKIEVSRSSISRVVEKTSES